From Onychostoma macrolepis isolate SWU-2019 chromosome 19, ASM1243209v1, whole genome shotgun sequence, a single genomic window includes:
- the LOC131525795 gene encoding nuclear GTPase SLIP-GC-like isoform X2 has product METFHGMTKNHPPLLPVPSQPSTSSDGHSNHSTIPGQGTKRKRDHESSDSESPLTKDMEIMEKAKNIMKRVTDNLDHAIIMHNDIISKISKMYTVNRKKATIGIFGRTGEGKSSLLSAILGEKDLLPSGCFGACTSVVTQVEANLTDSNYTAEIELISKEEWEKELKDLFRDIQDESEDRNEDFAEIAEEKITALYGAHADQKTLEELKKDDKYAEIENLLSFSKKTISNSDVSEFASDVARFIQHSKSSLGDWFWPLVKSVKIKIPDCHELLEHIVIVDIPGTGDCNKTRDDVWKSKLRECSSVWIVSGINRAIDDKDPWGILKHCIDELGPGGECKHINFICTKTDDINPVAYMRSARLTIPKDKDQKIMCIHHRNGDAKTKVKEKLEKSEIKKRFRTDNDFLQVFTVSSNAFFDTSLNLESTETEIPKLQDVLRSLNKSINQELTRDYVYEAKGVLSLIQSVKMDTDKKAAEMKVTIRMDLENNLKKALSEMDKYFDSIYNDLDTCLSKGVEESVQLCVASAKAVIAPKKDGRGFHKTLQALCKNYGCYLPKNRDETNLNKRLVKPLHENINENFNQIFPVSGKTGKSVQEHIDKFTIIQSDPAYLRSSVVRHIQNFIKTEETTLKASLNRETVELKKDIYSSIIKTIQNEMASCYEEAAALTGIGSMKERQNMLINTVDEKKQDMFNKAKMEMLKKLKHLKLSVKDVLEPGLKKAMDLSLSQTSNIKLMDVSREIDQLEALLKQLSD; this is encoded by the exons ATGGAAACATTTCATGGGATGACAAAAAATCACCCTCCACTACTGCCTGTACCCTCACAACCTAGCACTTCCTCTGATG GGCATTCTAACCATTCCACAATACCTGGCCAAG GTACTAAAAGAAAGCGTGATCATGAATCATCTGATTCAGAGTCACCACTGACAAAAG ATATGGAGATCATGGAGAAGGCAAAAAATATCATGAAAAGAGTCACTGATAACTTAGACCACGCAATCATTATGCACAATGACATTATTTCAAAGATAAGTAAAATGTATACAGTCAACAGAAAGAAGGCAACCATCGGGATTTTTGGAAGGACAGGGGAAGGAAAAAGCTCCCTATTAAGTGCAATCTTGGGGGAAAAAGATCTCCTGCCATCTGGTTGTTTTGGTGCCTGTACATCTGTTGTTACTCAGGTGGAAGCCAATCTGACTGACTCCAACTACACAGCAGAGATCGAACTCATCTCTAAAGAG GAGTGGGAGAAAGAGCTGAAAGATCTTTTCAGAGATATACAAGATGAAAGTGAGGATAGGAACGAGGACTTTGCTGAAATTGCTGAAGAAAAGATCACTGCACTCTATGGAGCTCATGCAGACCAGAAAACATTAGAAGAGCTCAAGAAAGATGACAAATATGCTGAGATTGAAAACTTATTGTCCTTCAGTAAAAAAACAATCTCAAACAGTGat GTCTCTGAATTTGCCAGTGATGTTGCACGGTTCATACAACACAGTAAGTCAAGTCTTGGTGACTGGTTCTGGCCGCTTGTGAAGAGTGTGAAGATCAAGATTCCAGATTGTCATGAACTTCTGGAACACATTGTAATTGTTGATATTCCTGGGACTGGAGACTGCAATAAGACGAGAGACGATGTGTGGAAATCT AAACTGAGAGAGTGCTCTTCTGTGTGGATTGTAAGTGGTATCAATCGAGCAATTGATGACAAAGACCCCTGGGGGATATTAAAACACTGCATTGACGAACTGGGACCAGGAGGAGAATGTAAACACATCAACTTCATCTGTACAAAGACTGATGATATCAATCCAGTAGCCTATATGAG ATCTGCACGGCTTACTATCCCAAAAGACAAG GATCAGAAAATAATGTGCATACATCATAGAAATGGGGATGCCAAGACAAAGGTGAAAGAAAAGTTAGAAAAATCTGAAATCAAG AAAAGATTCAGAACTGACAATGATTTTCTTCAAGTATTTACTGTAAGTTCCAATGCATTTTTCGACACCAGTTTAAATCTGGAATCTACTGAAACAG AAATCCCAAAGCTGCAGGATGTTCTGAGGAGCCTTAACAAGAGCATCAACCAAGAACTGACCAGAGATTATGTGTATGAAGCAAAGGGAGTTCTGTCTTTGATCCAAAGTGTCAAGATGGATACAGACAAGAAAGCA GCTGAAATGAAAGTCACCATCCGCATGGATCTtgaaaataatctaaagaaGGCACTAAGTGAAATGGACAAATATTTTGACAGCATTTATAATGATCTGGATACATGTCTCTCAAAGGGAGTGGAAGAATCAGTGCAATTGTGTGTTGCTTCCGCAAAGGCAGTGATAGCACCT aaAAAAGATGGAAGAGGATTCCATAAAACCCTTCAAGCTTTGTGCAAGAATTATGGATGCTATTTGCCAAAAAACAGGGATGAAACCAATCTGAACAAAAGATTGGTAAAACCCCTGCATGAAAACATTAATGAAAATTTCAACCAGATTTTCCC TGTGAGTGGAAAAACAGGGAAGTCAGTGCAAGAACACATTGATAAGTTCACTATTATCCAGAGTGACCCTGCTTACCTCAGATCTTCTGTGGTACGTCACATTCAGAACTTCATCAAAACAGAG GAAACCACACTGAAGGCATCACTTAACAGAGAAACTGTTGAATTAAAGAAAGACATCTATTCATCAATTATAAAAACCATTCAGAATGAAATGGCTTCCTGCTATGA AGAAGCTGCAGCTCTGACAGGAATAGGATCCATGAAGGAAAGGCAAAATATGCTTATAAACACAGTCGATGAGAAAAAACAAGATATGTTCAACAAAGCAAAAATGGAAATgcttaaaaagttaaaacactTAAAG CTGAGCGTAAAAGATGTTCTTGAACCAGGACTAAAGAAAGCAATGGATCTCTCACTGTCACAAACCAGCAATATTAAATTGATGG atGTCTCCAGAGAGATTGATCAGCTGGAGGCACTTCTAAAGCAACTATCTGACTGA